The SAR202 cluster bacterium genome contains a region encoding:
- a CDS encoding sugar transferase: MSGKSLWHPDLAEGPPQGAMNTKETPSGGVALLEKESSASDQAVVERQPSTPSITAGMPARDGYKRALDLTILLTSHLFLLPVWAAFWVIIPLAIWISDRGPVFYRQTRLGKNGKLFKVIKFRTMIPDAEKYTGAVWSTENDPRITRVGRVLRKFRLDEMPQLINILKGEMSFVGSRPERPEMANEFCKTVPNFHARLRVRPGIAGLAQARGRYATRPKDKLRYDNLYILTLNPVMDVELLVVSVLVAFKETLTTRTRSRQGSSPRRSPYRQLSDRSHSRARVKSK; this comes from the coding sequence ATGAGCGGTAAATCGCTATGGCATCCGGATTTGGCGGAGGGTCCACCACAAGGCGCTATGAACACAAAAGAAACTCCATCCGGCGGCGTCGCTCTCCTTGAAAAGGAGTCCTCTGCGTCTGACCAGGCGGTAGTCGAGCGGCAGCCGTCGACACCATCAATCACGGCCGGAATGCCCGCGCGCGACGGGTATAAGCGCGCCCTGGATCTGACGATACTCCTAACGTCCCACCTGTTCCTATTGCCTGTTTGGGCTGCGTTCTGGGTGATCATTCCCCTTGCGATCTGGATTTCGGACAGGGGACCGGTCTTTTACCGGCAGACTCGACTGGGCAAGAACGGGAAACTGTTCAAGGTTATCAAGTTCCGCACGATGATCCCGGATGCTGAGAAGTACACCGGCGCCGTGTGGTCTACCGAGAACGATCCCAGGATAACTCGCGTGGGACGTGTTCTCAGGAAGTTCAGGCTGGACGAGATGCCGCAGCTCATTAACATCCTGAAGGGTGAGATGAGTTTCGTGGGGTCCAGGCCTGAGCGGCCAGAGATGGCCAACGAGTTCTGCAAGACAGTGCCGAATTTCCATGCCCGCCTCAGGGTGCGGCCCGGGATCGCAGGCCTGGCGCAGGCGCGGGGGCGGTACGCCACACGGCCCAAGGACAAGCTCCGCTACGACAACCTTTACATCTTAACCCTGAACCCTGTGATGGACGTCGAACTGCTCGTCGTATCTGTACTGGTGGCGTTCAAGGAGACCCTCACAACCCGCACAAGGTCAAGGCAGGGGTCCAGTCCAAGACGCAGTCCGTATCGACAGCTATCGGATCGTAGTCACAGTCGGGCAAGAGTGAAAAGCAAATAG